In Fusarium oxysporum f. sp. lycopersici 4287 chromosome 13, whole genome shotgun sequence, the DNA window AGGCTCATTTACCATTGCCCAAAAGCTGTCTGAGTGAGTCCAATTGTCAGTCACGATTCAGATTCCTAACTGACACAAGCGATTCAGGCGTGGAATCAACATACGCATATGACTACATCATATTTTACCGATGGCTATCACCAGATTTATACGAGAGAGGCCGAGTAATGGCGCGTTTGGTCGCTGAAATGATCGAAAAGAAGAGCCGTCGCCTATGGCTCGACCAACACCAAATGACAAGAAGCACGGAAGCCGGGGAAGTGACCAAGAGGATTTCCAACACATTCTTATCTGTGTCTCAAATCATCATTCTCGCTGCCCCCGGCGACTGGGACAGGTTTACGAATCCAGATGACATTCATCGATGGGAATGGGAGATGAGTCTCAGAAGTGGTAAGTTCCGAGAGACATGGTCTCAGATTATTCAAAGCTGACAACTGATTTTCCAGACAAGCAAGTTTGGCTACTTCAATATGGATTACCAGACAATGGACAGGCATTATCCAGAGCCCAACTAGCAGAGGGATTAGAAAAGTACTGTCCAAGACTGGCAGAACTCTTCAAAAGCAGGGATGTACACATACGGTCACTGACAATGGACAGCATCGACGTGGTACTGAAAGAGATCGCCGAGGCCGCACAGTAAGAAACGCCGAACGCGGGGTTCACGGTACACAGAGTAGACACGTATGTAGCTGTGAAATGACATGTGTGATTCGGGGAGACCGGCAGTTCAGTATAGTTCCACGATCGTCACGGTGTGGCGTTGTGCCGAAAGTAAATGGGACTGGGTAGACGAATGCAGTGAGACATACATTCGGATGGAGACGATAATGACACTTGGCGGGGTGGTGGAAGACTAGGGTGAGCAGGGCCTAGCAGGAATAAATAAACAATTATCTGCTGGACGTTGATGGACATACCAGCTTCCCTCAATCACATCCAACATAACCATGTCTATGCTCGATTCTATGACACCCGGCTCTAGCCATCATGCGAGCCTCGATCAGCCAATTACTTCTCAAACAGGAGCAATGTGTAGGTGGTGCACCAGTTTATCACAGAGGTTCAGAAAGCTGACGTCCACCCAGCAAAAGAAAGCCATGCCATCCAAACTGCCTTCAGGGCGGGCAAAGAATATGTAGTCCCTTGGggaagccaagaagaacaacgCATTGAACAAGCAATGCAAGACCTCGGCTCTTACCTCAGCGATCTCGATCACTCGCTCTCCTACGAGGGTACTGATAAGAAAGTGGTATGGCGTAAGTCCTGCTGGTTTGCCAGTCAGGGCATTGGCCATCCTTTCTTGGACTCTGAGACCGACATTGCCAAATTTGATGGTGATCTCAAAGATGGCCTTACGGGCCTTCAAGCGTTGCATGATGCCAGAACTCGAGAATCGGCACATTGTCTGAAGTCCGCGCTCGACAGTGCTTTGGTGACGACTAGTATGGCTGTTGGCATTGACCCAGACTTGGTACAGCGATGTACAGTTCGCTATCGTGCTATCAAGTACACGCCTCATGCTGGTGCTCCTGGTGGCATTGGCCTTCATCCAGATGGCAACCTCCTCTCTGCCCTCATCACAAACGGGCCAGGACTTCGGGTCTATGACCTCGATGGAACCGTGCGCTTTCCTGGACACAGAGGTACGATCATGATGGGTGGCTCAACGCTCTACCGCTGGGCCAATGAGTTCATTCCGACTTTTCACGATGTTGATATCAGTGGGAATGAAGTCAAAGTGTCCATCGTGGCGTTCTTTAACTTTCCTGATATGGAGACGATACCGAGGACTCTGAGAGCCGAAGGGGTCAACTTCTTTCATGACATTCGAAGGATCAAGGAAGATGACAAACTTCCAAGTGGGGAGCTATCGGCGCTATGGGATGTTATCATCAAGAACCACCAGCTGTCTCTACCTCCAGTTCTTGCAAGTGGATGAGCTGATTTCTACCATGGTGGTCTATCTAAGTTCGTCATAAAGAAATATGTATATGGATAATTCTTTCATGTCGAGTTCGTGTTAATTGATAGACCCGCGACTAGAGTTCCAATGAGGCCTCGATTTATCGACAGTTTTGATGCTGTTCCAGGTCTTTGATCCTATCGTACCGAGCTTAAGCTGACTGGCAGACCACAATTTATGATGCAGCCAATCATCTAAAGGGCGTACCGCCGTGAGCGAAATAAGCAGGCCGTTTCATGATTTCTAATCACGTCATACCATAAGcgagcatcttcaacaatcATGCGCAGCACTTCcaatatttaatttatatgCTAAATTCTCTCCACTAGCCTTGGCATCCTTGCAACAATTAGAAAAGTTTCAGCATCATGTCGCAACCAACAAAGATAAAAGCAGTCTTCTTTGACTTCATGGGGACATGTCTTGATTGGCACAGGAGTGTCGTGCAGGCTCTACCTCCCGCCATTCCTGAAGCCGAAGCTTCCAAACTCGCTCTCGAATGGCGGCGACGTTacttcatcgccaacagcGAGCGCCTTGCTCAAAAGCTTGAGCCTGAAGACATAGATGACACGCTCATTCGCGTGCTTGACAACGTACTGGAAGACTCACCAGAGCATAAGCGACATTTCGATGCGCCAATCAAAGAACAGTTGATTACTGCTTGGCATTCTCAACCAGCTTGGCCAGAAGTTCGAAAGGCAATTCAATCGATCCGAGACGACCTTGGTCTGGAAGTCTTTGTTCACGCCAATGGTACAACACGTCTGCAGCTAGACCTAACTCGCTTCGCTGGGCTCAATTTCAATATGCTCTTCTCCAGCCAACTATTGGGGACGTACAAGCCAGATCTCGAGGCGTACAACAAGGCGTTGCGACTCGTCAAGCTCAAACCTGAAGAAGTTGTGTTGGTTGCGGCTCACGCATACGATCTGAGAGGAGCTCAAAATGTTGGAATCAAGACAATTTACATTCATCGTTGGAcggatgatgttgatgaggatatgGAGAAGGTGAAGGAAGAGTTTGGTGTTTTCCTGGAGGGGATGGAGGAGTTGCCTGCCACAATTGAGAGAATGAAATCTTGAGGATA includes these proteins:
- a CDS encoding haloacid dehalogenase, type II (At least one base has a quality score < 10): MSQPTKIKAVFFDFMGTCLDWHRSVVQALPPAIPEAEASKLALEWRRRYFIANSERLAQKLEPEDIDDTLIRVLDNVLEDSPEHKRHFDAPIKEQLITAWHSQPAWPEVRKAIQSIRDDLGLEVFVHANGTTRLQLDLTRFAGLNFNMLFSSQLLGTYKPDLEAYNKALRLVKLKPEEVVLVAAHAYDLRGAQNVGIKTIYIHRWTDDVDEDMEKVKEEFGVFLEGMEELPATIERMKS